One part of the Suncus etruscus isolate mSunEtr1 chromosome 2, mSunEtr1.pri.cur, whole genome shotgun sequence genome encodes these proteins:
- the C2H12orf43 gene encoding protein CUSTOS, with protein sequence MAAPSGAMSESNSSSSCEEEELARCREAAMPAWGFEQRSRGAEKQRADPAKNQLPTSQPSLRHKVDEHEQDGNELQTTPEFRAHVAKKLGALLDSSITISEIAKVPAKPKAQKFPPEDDGFRLFFTSLPGEPERKASPPRPRKRPPSSSSSEDSDLERQRCREAAVSASDLLQESAICRLGQVGKEAQEEEKRKKKKKLKKKAQENANIAASVVTEDEEKEPDRLNGNQPAPKVKKKKKKKKVSKAHEATPVPSAKRAPAVPTT encoded by the exons ATGGCGGCGCCCAGTGGCGCCATGAGCGAGTcgaacagcagcagcagctgcgaAGAGGAGGAGCTGGCGCGATGCCGCGAGGCAGCGATGCCGGCCTGGGGCTTCGAGCAGCGCTCGAGGGGGGCGGAGAAGCAGAGAGCCG ACCCTGCAAAGAACCAGTTGCCAACCTCCCAGCCAAGCCTCAG ACACAAGGTGGACGAGCATGAGCAAGATGGCAACGAGCTTCAGACCACCCCCGAGTTCCGAGCACACGTAGCCAAGAAACTGGGAGCCCTGTTGGACAG CTCCATCACCATCTCAGAAATAGCAAAGGTGCCAGCAAAGCCCAAGGCACAGAAATTCCCACCGGAGGATGATG GCTTCCGTCTTTTCTTCACCTCCCTCCCTGGAGAACCCGAGAGGAAAGCGTCCCCTCCACGACCCCGAAAGCGGCCACCTTCAAGCTCCAG CAGTGAGGACAGCGACCTAGAGCGACAGAGATGCCGGGAGGCAGCCGTGTCCGCCTCCGACCTCCTCCAGGAGTCTGCAATCTGCCGCCTTGGGCAGGTGGGGAAAGAAGcacaggaggaggagaagaggaagaagaaaaagaagctgaAGAAAAAGGCCCAGGAGAATGCCAACATAGCTGCTTCTGTGGTCACAGAGGATGAGGAAAAGGAGCCTGACAGACTCAACGGAAACCAGCCggccccaaaagtcaaaaaaaagaaaaagaagaaaaaggtcagCAAGGCCCATGAAGCCACCCCCGTCCCTTCAGCGAAGCGTGCACCAGCCGTGCCCACGACCTGA
- the HNF1A gene encoding hepatocyte nuclear factor 1-alpha, whose translation MVSKLSQLQAELLAALLESGLSKEALIQALGEPGPYLLAAEGPLDQGESCGAGRGGLAELHNGLGEPRGSEDDTDDEGDDFTPPILKELESLSPEEAAHQKAVVETLLQEDPWRVAKMVKSYLQQHNIPQREVVDTTGLNQSHLSQHLNKGTPMKTQKRAALYTWYVRKQREVAQQFTHAGQGGPIEEPTGDELPTKKGRRNRFKWGPASQQILFQAYERQKNPSKEEREALVEECNRAECIQRGVSPSQAQGLGSNLVTEVRVYNWFANRRKEEAFRHKLAMDTYSGTPPGPGPGSALPAHSSPGLPPPTLSPSKVHGVRYGPPTTSEGAEVPSSNGGPLVTVSAPLHQVSPPGLEPSHSLLSTEAKLVSATGGPLPPVSTLTALHSLEQTSPGLSQQPQNLIMASLPGVMAIGPGEPASLGPTFTNSGASTLVIGLASTQAQSVPVINSMGSSLTTLQPVQFSQPLHTPYQQPLMPPVQNHVAQSPFMATMAQLQSPHALYSHKPEMAQYAHTGLLPQTMLIADSTNLSALASLTPTKQVFASDTEASSESGLHTPVSQAATIHIPSQDSAGLQHLQPSSRLSASPTVSSSSLVLYQSSDSTPSHNHLLSSNHSVIETFISTQMASSSQ comes from the exons ATGGTGTCCAAGCTCAGCCAGCTGCAGGCCGAGCTCCTGGCGGCCTTGCTCGAGTCGGGCCTGAGCAAGGAGGCGCTGATCCAGGCTCTGGGGGAGCCGGGGCCCTACCTGCTGGCCGCGGAGGGTCCCCTGGACCAGGGCGAGTCCTGCGGCGCTGGCCGTGGGGGGCTGGCCGAGCTGCACAACGGGCTGGGGGAGCCGCGGGGTTCGGAGGACGACACGGACGACGAGGGGGACGACTTCACGCCGCCCATCCTCAAGGAGCTGGAGAGCCTCAGCCCCGAGGAGGCAGCTCACCAGAAGGCCGTCGTGGAGACGCTGCTGCA GGAGGACCCATGGCGCGTGGCCAAGATGGTCAAGTCATACCTGCAGCAACACAACATCCCGCAGCGGGAGGTGGTGGACACCACCGGCCTCAACCAGTCCCACCTGTCGCAGCACCTCAACAAGGGCACCCCCATGAAGACCCAGAAGCGAGCGGCCCTGTACACCTGGTACGTCCGCAAGCAGCGAGAGGTGGCCCAGC agTTCACCCACGCGGGGCAGGGAGGGCCGATCGAGGAGCCCACAGGCGACGAGCTGCCCACCAAGAAGGGGCGAAGGAATCGCTTCAAGTGGGGCCCCGCGTCCCAGCAGATCCTGTTCCAGGCCTACGAGAGGCAGAAGAACCCCAGCAAGGAGGAGCGGGAGGCGCTGGTGGAGGAGTGCAACAG GGCCGAGTGTATCCAGCGGGGGGTGTCACCGTCACAGGCGCAGGGCCTGGGCTCCAACCTGGTCACCGAGGTGCGCGTCTACAACTGGTTTGCCAACCGGCGCAAGGAGGAGGCCTTTCGCCACAAGCTGGCCATGGACACCTATAGTGGCACCCCACCTGGACCAGGCCCTGGCTCCGCGCTCCCGGCACACAGCTCCCCAGGCCTACCCCCGCCCACCCTGTCCCCCAGTAAGGTCCACG GGGTGCGCTATGGACCGCCCACTACCAGTGAGGGTGCAGAGGTGCCATCCAGCAATGGGGGGCCCCTGGTGACAGTGTCTGCTCCCCTGCACCAAGTGTCCCCCCCGGGCCTGGAGCCCAGCCACAGTCTGCTGAGCACGGAAGCCAAGTTG GTCTCGGCAACCGGGGGCCCCCTGCCCCCCGTCAGCACGCTGACGGCGCTGCACAGCTTGGAGCAGACGTCGCCGGGCCTCAGCCAGCAGCCCCAGAACCTCATCATGGCCTCGCTGCCCGGGGTCATGGCCATCGGGCCGGGGGAACCCGCCTCGCTGGGGCCCACCTTCACCAACTCCGGTGCTTCCACCCTGGTCATCG GCCTGGCCTCCACGCAGGCCCAGAGCGTGCCCGTCATCAACAGCATGGGCAGCAGCCTGACCACCCTGCAGCCCGTGCAGTTCTCCCAGCCGCTGCACACGCCCTACCAGCAGCCGCTTATGCCCCCGGTGCAGAACCACGTGGCCCAGAGCCCCTTCATGGCCACCATGGCCCAGCTGCAGAGCCCACACG CCCTCTATAGCCACAAGCCTGAGATGGCTCAGTACGCGCACACAGGCCTGCTTCCACAAACCATGCTCATTGCCGACTCCACCAATCTGAGTGCCTTGGCCAGCCTCACACCCACCAAGCAG GTCTTCGCCTCGGACACGGAAGCCTCCAGCGAGTCGGGCCTTCACACCCCGGTATCCCAGGCCGCCACCATCCACATCCCCAGCCAGGATTCTGCTGGCCTGCAACACCTGCAGCCCTCGAGCAGGCTCAGTGCCAGCCCCACTG TGTCGTCCAGCAGCCTGGTGCTGTACCAGAGCTCCGACTCCACGCCCAGCCACAACCACCTGCTGTCCTCCAACCACAGCGTCATCGAGACCTTCATCTCCACGCAGATGGCCTCATCCTCCCAGTAG